DNA sequence from the Janibacter sp. CX7 genome:
CTTGCGGGCGAGCAGGCCCGCCAGACGCCGGGTCTGGGTGGCCCGGTCCAGCCCGTGCATGGTGCGCAGCTTCTTCGCGACGAGCTCGTGCGCGCGGGCCCGCTCGGCCTCCGGGTCGACGTCCTCGAGCACCGAGGCGGCGAGCTCCTCGTCGACACCGCGCTTGCGCAGCTCGTGCGACAGGGCCCGTCGGGCGAGCCCACGGCCGGCCTGCTGGGAGCGCACGAGCGCCTGGGCGTAGGCCTCGTCGTCGACGAGACCGACCTCCTCGAAGCGGTCGAGGACCTCGCTCGCGACATCGGGCGGGCAGCCCTTGCGGGTCAGGGCGTCCTGCAGCTGCTTGCGGCTCTTGGGCGCGCCGGTCAGCTGACGCAGGACGACGGCTCGCGCGACCGCGTGCTCGTCGGCCTCGGGGTCAGCCTGCGGCCCCTGCGGGTCGGGCGGCGGGACGGACTCGATGGCGGAGACCGCCGCGCGCAAGCTCTCGAGCTGGCCCGCGGCGGTCTCGTCGTCGTGACGCTCCGGCATGACGATCAGAAGTCGACCGGGACCTCGGCCGGGGCC
Encoded proteins:
- a CDS encoding regulatory protein RecX; protein product: MPERHDDETAAGQLESLRAAVSAIESVPPPDPQGPQADPEADEHAVARAVVLRQLTGAPKSRKQLQDALTRKGCPPDVASEVLDRFEEVGLVDDEAYAQALVRSQQAGRGLARRALSHELRKRGVDEELAASVLEDVDPEAERARAHELVAKKLRTMHGLDRATQTRRLAGLLARKGYGHDVARVVITEALDSQPEHQRD